The genomic window TTTCTTCCAGAAAAGTTATGTTGTTGTACAGAGAAGCTTTTCGGCTGTGTTTGTACAATCGTCTCCATTGATAATCAGTACCTTTTGCTTCTGAAGTATTGAGATGTATTTCATTATTATGATTTTTTTGACTGTCTTCAAATGAGGTATGCCAGACCATTTTACCCAGCAAAGGCGACTGGATATGAGTTACATTAGTAAAATCTCTTGGAAAACTGTCTATATTGATGGACTTGTCGCCAACTCTGAAAATATTTACTAATGCTTCTCCGCTTTTGGTTTTATAAAATTTAGAGTTATATCTTTTTGTAGCCAGTTTGCTGGTCATGGGCTGTAAATCTATTTCGTTTTCAAAAATTAGATCTATATCATTGATGGTAATATCATAATACTCACGAAGATTAATATAGTCTGCAATACCGCCGCAAAAGACTACTTTAGACATGTTTACATTATTAAATAAAAATTCTAAAGCCATTTGCTGAAAGCTGCGAATATTTTTTTTATCGTATTCTAAAAAAGAGGTGTTTTCAACATTCATAATTTCCATTTTTACCAGTTCACATAAAGGATTCGTTTTTTCCAAGCCAATTTTATGATGCTCAGATTCCAGTTTAATTTGTCTAATAAAATATCTTGTGTTTTTCGCTCTATAATTATTGTGGGAGTATCGTCTCCCTTGATACTCAGTTTTCCGGGGCGCTGTAAAAATTCGTTTTGCAGCAATTCTGCCGATGCTGTTTTCATTACCTCCCAATTGCTCACCACTGCTTGCAGCATTGCGACAGCTTCTTTTTTCATTTCTTCAGAGAGAACAATGTTTCGTTCAATAGGCTGGGCTAAAGGAATATTGCATAAGAATTTTTCAAAACCCATAGCGTTCTCATAATCCTGTTCTTTTCCTGTGGCAATGTAATGCAAAAGGTGCGCGGCCGTTTCGGGATGCGTTATGGTGTTGTCTTTATTCAACAGTTTGCAATTTTCAAAAAGCGATTTCAAAAACGGATGAATCAAAACCAAACCTGCATTGTCGAGATACAATTCGCTGTTATCTGGATCTAGTATTTCTTCTTCTTTTTCAAATGACAAATCTTTTTTATCGATTACTTCTTCGTTATTCGGAGTTTTTTCTTTTGAGTTATTTGGAGAGACAGAAGTCTCTTTGTCATTTGACAAAATCAAATCTGGGCTGGTTGTTGGTTCTTCTTTATTTTCCTGAATTTTCTCATTTTCTTTTTCTTTTAAAATTGGCTCTATTTTTTTTTCGATATTCAAAACAAAAGTTTCAAGATCTGCCAGTACTTCCAGTTCGTTTTTATTTTCTATCTGATTTTTAATTTCCTTTAGAAAAAGTTCCTTGTGTTTTAAAAAGTTGTTCTTTGTATGAAATTCAAATGCATTGCAGATTAATCTGAAAAGTTTTTGTTTTACAATGACATTGCTTGTATCTAAAAGACTTAAAACAACTATTTCCCATGTTAAAAATCTTTGATTCGGAATCATTAGATTTTTTGCAATACGAGTCTCTATTTGTTTTTTTATGGCTTCAATGCTTTTTATTTTGGAATTGTTGTCGGTGTTGTTTTTTTTAAAAAGTATTCCTTTTTTAATAATGGATACAATTTGGCTGTCCGTAAATTGTTTGATAAACCGTGTTCTCGCAATTGTTTTTTGGACTGTATTTTTCCATTTAGAAGAAAAAGTTTCATCATTTAGAATTTCGCTAAATATATTATCCTCAACTATTTTAAACTCACTATTTAAAGTTATCCACCAAGTATCAGTACCCGTATCGAGGAAATGAAAAAAGCGTTCTATTTCTTTTTCTTGTGGTTTGATGAGTTTAAAACCCTCACTATTTTTTGCTTCCTTTTCAAAAACTTCTTCAACTTGTTTTGAAATGTTTTTTAGAATTTGCTCTTTAAAATCTTCAAAATCCAAATTTTGATTGAGGACAATATCAATGTTGAGTTTTTCTAATTGTATGCTTTGTGAGGGATTTTTAGAATCCAATTCATTAAAATAATTTTCTAAAAGCGAAAATATTTCCTTTTGCAAAAACGCATCAATATTGTCCTTGAGATAATATCCTTTTTCTTTAGAATTGGTATTTATCTCAAGGAAAACTGTATTGATCATATGTTTACTATTACTTACCACCAGCTGTCAGGTATTCGATCTGCATATTTAGGCTGGTTATTATAAAACCGCTTTTTGCAAATACTTTTAACATAGCAGACAAAAACTCTTTCAGCGCTCCGCTTTTATCAGTATTAAATCCTATTTCAACGAAACCTTTAAATAAATCAGTATAAAGAACTGCTGCTGCTGTAATTTGTTCTTCAGAAGCTTTAAGGTTTTTTGCATCCTGGCATCTCAAAATAGTATAAAATAAGGAAGTGCTTAACGCTACCAGCGTTTCAACCGAAGTAATCTCATTTGAATTTTGCAGTTTTACCGTAGAATTAACAGCTGCGACTATCGTCTTGAAATAGTCCTGATTGAATAATTCAGGTAATTTAGCATTTAAACTACCGCTGATGTAACTTTCAAGGTTGCTTTCAATTTCTACAAATTTGTTTTGAGTTTCAGTAATGAATTTAGTAGTATCCTTATTGAATTTATTAGAAACACCAATTTCTTTAAGATAGGAAATGCTTGAAAGTGAATTTCGTACAAATAATATAGCATTGTTTAGACAGGTATTTTCTTCAACTGGTTTTCTAATCTCAATTGAATTTGGACCGTCGGTTACGGAGCCGCATTTGCCTTCTGCAGTTAACGAAACGGAAATAGAAGATTCATTAAATAAAGAAATTGGTCTTGTAATTGGATCTTTTTTGTCTGTAATCACTAATTCCTCATTTATTTTCCAAGTATAAGCCACAGCGTTTGCGGAGTTGTTGTTTAGCGTCAACATTCCATTCGCATCTATATCATAAGAAAAACTGGCAGTAGGCAGATCTAAGAGGGTAATAGAAAGATTGGATGGTTTGCCGTCTATCAAAATAGTTACACTTGCAGCACCCGAAGTTATACTAGCCGGAATAAACTGAAATTTTCCTCCTTTTAATGCTTTAACTCCTTCTCCCGATAAAATTGCATCTTTTGTGGCAGGCTCAATGGTAAGTGGATACGACGTTTTATCATTTTTACAAAAGGAAATGATATTCATCAATCTGTTATCTATCAGTACTTTTGGATCTTCAATTTCAAAACTTACTTGATGGGTGATTTGAAAACTGCAGTTGCCATTATCAGCATTGAGCGTAACCTCAAAAGTGAATTTTTTCTGACTTTCGCTATTGTACTGGTAGAGGTGTTTTATCTCTGTTTTTTCGTCTGTAACAAGATCGGTTTTGTCGCCAAAATTCCACGTAAATTTAGTACCGGTAAGGTTTTCTCCGCTTACGGTAAAAGTAACTTCGGTTTCGGTGGTTCCGAATGGTTTTAAGGGAACTGCAGTAAAATCGAATATTGGTTTTTCAAAAATGGTTATCTCGCATTTAGTCTCAAAATTATTAACGGTAAAGGTTATGGGCTGGCCTATCAGCTCTCTGCTCACTAAATTGGGATCAAAAACAAGTACTCCAAATTCATTTACTTTAATCCCTCCGTTTTGATCAGGTCTCACATTGGCTTTTATAAAACCTCCCGCCGGAGATACTTTAAAAGGCAGAGGAGGGGTTTTACTGTCAAAACAAATTTTAGCAACAGGCAGACTAAGACTGATATTGTTTTCGTCGCAACATAAATAAGGCAGCGAAAAATCGGCCACAATGGGGTTTAAAATAGGGATGCCTTCAGCAAACTTTTCAAAATCACCAGTTAAAGAAGGTCTGCGGCTGTTGTAATAATAGTAATACGGAATTTTTTCTTCCAGATAGATCATTATAAATGTGCCTCCGGGAGCTACGCCCGCTTTATGCTCGTAACCGTGGTTTTTGTTGAGGTAATATTGGGTGAAATTCTGGATGGTTGTATCGAGTTCATTAGCATTTACTGCCAGAATCATGATATTGAACCCAAGTCCGTTTTCTAACCTGATTTGCTGAATTGCTTTAAGTGCTTCTTTGTAATTGCGTCCCTGATGTCCTTCGATTCTATAAAAATCACTGTCCAGATGAATCTCGAGCGGTTTTTTAGTATTTAGTAAATCATCATGATAACTAATATTGTTTTTTTGCAGTCCTAAAATGGTTTTATCAAAATCCCAGGCATGAATAAGCGAATCGTTTACAGTATTGTAAAATGGAATGGCTTTTTTGCCCAATTTACCCATTTGTAAAGAAGGTGTAATTTTTATAAAATCATATAACGGATTGTAGTTTTCTAATAATTGCAGACTTCGCAGAATAAGACTGTATAGTCTTTGCTTGGCCGTATTTTCGCCGTAACATAGTTTGATTTCATCTGCTGCTGCGTCTTTTTCTTCTGAATCTTCATCTGCAAGACAATCGTTACAAGAGCCGAAGTTTTCTCCTGCAAGCAAAGGCGATTTGTAAAAAGCATGACGGAATTCAAAACAAGGCTCGTTTTTTATTAGTTCGCCCAGCATTAAATGCTTTGGAAATGCATTAATATCGGGATCGCAATAAGTATCATCAATGCTGATTAACAGTGCTTTGGTTTCGTTGTAGGTATCAACCAGATCGTTAAGCAGATCGTATAAATATTGAAAATCGGGAGGAAGTACTGGGTCTCCTTCAAAATTAAACAACTCGGTTATATTTTTTTGAATAGCATCTAAAGCGAGCGGCATGTTCAGGCCCGTCAATAGGATATTGTAGCCGTCCTGTAAATTCTGAACTACATTGTTTTTGAAAATTCCCTTGGTGAAATTTTGTTTTATGGTTTCAAGATGCGCAAAATCATCTGGTTTTAGTACAATTCGGTTTGATTTTACGTCGGGTAATTTATGATAAAGATTAGTATAATTGATTTGGCCAATTAAGCTGTCATGATTCATTATTTGTGCGGCAACGGCTTTGCTGACAATTAAAACTCTAAAATTGCCCACAATTTCCAATCCCTGATTGTCGCACGAAAGACTAACACAAAGGTCAGATTCTTTTTCATAAGACTCCAGATACAAAAGAATTACGGCATCGTTAAACTCAAATCCTGTATTGGCGGAAAATTGAGTTAAAGCAAAATTGGGATCTTTTTCTTTTTTTTGCTGTTCTTCTGTTAAGAGTTCATAAAGAGGCAATTGCTGGTTTGCCCCACCATAAAAAAATGGTTTATAAGCCGCTTTTGTATTATCATAAATTTTGCAGTGCGTATAGGTTTTGGAGTCAAAATCGATTTTTTTGTTTCCCAATGCATCTGCCTGATATAATTTAAAAAGATCACCATCAGTAGTTATACCCGTTCCCTGCGTTATGGATATGGTATTTTGAACCGCATCATAAGCAGGATACAAGCCGCAAACTATACCAACGCCACTCAGGTAAATGCGGGAGAGGCGGTCCTGGTCGTCAAAAAAATCTACAACCTCATTAAGGTTTCCTTCTGTAAGTACCTGATTCTTTGTAAATCGTCGGTATTGTGTTGTTATTGTTGAAAGTTTAGCTGACATTGGAATAGTTTTTATAATGATCCTAAATTCGTTTTTCCTAGTATAATTTTATCTGACAATCGCTCGTTTTCATCACTGCAGTCAAACAGTCGTCCTGTTGGGTAAACATTGTCGAGAACGGTTAACGCTTTAATAAAACTGATTAATTGAGGTTCCGGCTGTTCCTGATTTAAATCCGTTTTGGCAAACAAATAGTCTTTGTATGCTTTTTCAAATTGAATAAGCTGGTTTTCTGCGGGGTCTTTTACATCTTTTTCCCGGTATCCAATCCAGCATATTTTTGCCAGAACGTGAGCGGGCAGTTTTTCTTTAATTATTTTTTCGATGTAATTTCTAAAATCGGTATTGGCAAATCGCAGTGTATATCCAGGCAGGACTACGCTTACACGATAGGAGTAGGGATCTATGGGTTCGCAACTATCGCATTCATCTGCGCAGATAGGCATGAAGGTATCCGGATTTACTGTGGTCAGATTTACGTCGGGGCGAAGCATCATGTGCTCGATCAAAAACATTCCTTCTTCGGTAAAATCTTCTTTCATAAAACGTATCAATTCCAGAATCGATTTTTCTAAATCCGTCAGACTATAGTATTCAAATCTGCGGGCAATAATACGGTTGGGGTTTTTCTTGTCTTTAATTGCCGGATTTATTATGTCATACGAATATTTTCCGGTATCTGACTGCTGAATTAAAATATTGTCGATAATGGATAAATCCTGTATTGTGCCGTTTTTAAAAGCTTCTTTTATTTTATATTCCCGAGTCTGAATAATCTGCAATACGGCAAAATAAAGTTCCTTATTAGCGGCCGAAGTATCAAAGTATTCTGCTGTGGAAGAAAGTACAATCTCATCGTTCTGATCTACAATACGCCATCTATAAACCGATTGATTGTCTGTGTCAATGAAATTGTACATTTGGACAAACGAATTAGAAAGATTCCTGCGGCTGTAATCTTTAATACCTATTAGTCTCGAAATCCTTTTTTCGGCTCCTGAAACATTAGTGGTATTCCATAAATTGGAAATAGGCTGTTTGTAATAATCAAAAGCATTGCCTCGCTCTTTGCTGACTACTTTATAATCTTTTAAAAAGTTTTCTTTGTCACGCAGTACGACCTGATCTGTAGTGCTGCCGTAAATGGTTTTGTTGACAAAAACGTATTCCGAAAAATTTTCGGCAAAACGAGACAAAAGGTGGTCTAGAATTTTATTTCTTCGTTCAATATTATTGTCCTGCTGGTCAAAAAGCAGTGCCGTAATAGTTTCGTCGTTGTAATTTTCATAGCCGTTTACAATGTCATCAGCACCTTCAATGTCATTAACGACTTGAGTAAAAAGCGTTCTTGTTAAGTTGCCGCTGACAGAAAGCAACTCGCTTACCTGACCCAATTGTTTAAAATAACTTCCCAATATCTGATCAAAGAATAAAAGATAGCCTTTTAATTGTTTTGCTTTAGATTTACGTTCGATAGAGGCTCTTGAAGGAAGTCCGACTTCGCCAATACCATAGGTTTCAGGAAAATCATTTTGTATGGTGGTATAAAAATCGGTGTTCAGATATTCGCCATTTGGTATTTCTAATTCTTTATTCTGGCTGGCATTGGTTGTCGCTTTGTCTTTTTCGGCTTTTATGGCATCTAAATAAATTTTTACCTGCGCCTGATTGATATTCAAAGGCAATAATCCTTTGTTGTAATTGAAAACACTTTTAGCACAAACAACAGGTTTTTGGTAAGGTGCAAGGCAGATAAGCCATTTGTTTTCGAGATCGTCACCGCCGCAATTTCCCAAAGAAATATCTTTAATCAGCAGTACGTCCGGCACCGACATGATGATTCTCATAATATCTGAAAGACGTACTTCATTTCTTAAATCGGCTATAAGCAGTTCTTTAGTATCAATAAAACCGTTCTCTAAACTAGGACCATCAAAAATTTCCAAAGTTGAATATCCTTTGTCCATCATTTGTTTTAAAGAATAAAAATTGACCGTTGTCGATAAATAACTTTCGAGAGCATCAATGACATTGGCATGAACTAGTTCTTCATCGGCTTCGGTAGCGACTTCAATATCGGCACATATTTTTATAGGATAGTCTGTCACTTTTTTGATATCCACAAGATCTTCGCAAAGGTTTCTGTTGGCGTGATACTGCTTTCTTATTTTTTCTTTTACGATCTCTATTTCTGAGGGTTTTGAGCTTTCAAAATCTACATAAAGATCATACAAGCCGTTGAGCTCAAAAGACTTTCTTAAATTTGGAGTGGCTGCTAAATCTTCAAAATCCTTACTATCATAAGAAAGTTTATCTTTTTTGCAGTCGACATAAACTGTTTTTTCATGTTTTGCAAGCCAGCAGTTTCTCACTCCTTTTATGTCTATAAATAGTTTTCGGTAATCATTTTGCGTGACCGGACTGGACGACAATACTTCTGAGGCTTTAAAAAATTGTTTTGGAATGCCTTTATTACTGTCATTTGATTCTAATATATTTTCTATAGGCAGATTGAGTCTCATGCCAAGATCTGAAATGGCGTAGCAGAGCATCTCGAGCATTGTGATACCCGGATCATGCTCGTTAAAATCAGTCCAAAGTTTACTGCCGAAAGACTCTATGTATTCGATTCCTTTTTTTCTCAAATAAAAGAAATCCAAATCGTCCTCAGTCGCTGCTTTTTTAGGAATGGTTATATGTTGGGTTCGTATCGACATTTTTCAGGTTCTTCTGGGGTTATTGTTGTGCATGTTATTATGTTGGTATTGATAATGTGGTTTTTAACAGACACTAAAATGTTTTTTGGACTTGACGGTGAGAGTGTGGTTAAAAAGTCTAAAAGCGGTATATTGGCCTTGTTGTTTTCGGTATCGTCCAGTATTTTAGGGTTTTCTTTATCTGTTTTTTTATCGATATAAATTGCCATTTCAAGCGTCGATAAAAAGTCTACATAATGTAAATTTTCGATATATTCTATAACGATACTGCGCTGCAGTTCGACTCCAAATATGATTTGCTTAGAGGTGTCAAATGCCCAGGGGGATAAAAATTTTATAAGATCTTCGTTGAGCTTTTTCTTGTAAAGGTTCTCATCGTATTGGGGATAAAACTTCACATCCAGTTTGATTATAACTTTTTCATAATCAGGATTAATTACTTTTGCATGCACCTGCATTGAATTTTTAGAATTAATAAAACGCTCTATGCTGTTCAACACTGCGGTGCTTACTCTCGGCTCATAGATATCAAATACATTTTTGTCTACGATGTCTGGAATTACGACCAGCGTTACCTTTCCCGGCGTTAAAAAAGAGGTATTGGTGCCCGAAATAAAAGTATGGTTAAGGCATTTTACTCTAAAAATATTTGGAAATTCCTGTAAAATAAGATGCTCGTAATCCCAAAGTGTTATCGCCCTGTTTTTGTGTCGCAGGCGTTCACTGACACGCAGATAATAGGAGGGATCTGACTCCAAGGGTTTTCCTGAAAATGAATTAAAAGGCTGTTCGATACTTTTAATCTGCGGCACTCTGGTAATTAATTTCGATATTGTTTTGGCGGGCAAGGTGCTGTCTAAATGCGATAAATTGTTGTTGTTATCAAAAAACTGCGCGGTAACAACCTGAGTTTTTACATCGATAACTTTGCAGACCGCATCATATTCTTTGTGCATTTTTGCTTTTACCCAAATGGTATTGGCTGGAAAAAGTGTATTGTCATTGGCTGCCTGCTTTGGAATATTAAATTTAACAATACCGGATTTTAAAAAGTTATCGATACCATTTGCCAAAATATCTTTTCCCAGATTTTTCCAATAATTATCGCATAAGATGTACCATTCTACTTTTTGTTTTCCTGTAAAAGTGGGAACTGCGGTATTTTCGCTTCCTTCTAATATTTGAAATAATAATGAAATCTGCTGTGATATTTCGGCATCCTGAAGACCGATATAAAATTCGCCTCCATTGCAATAATCCGGAACCAGATAATTTGTAATAGGCGTGCCGGGATCTAATATTTCTTTATTGAGGGCTTGTTGTTTCAAATAAGAATGCTCTTCGCGCTGCCCAAAAGGAGCTTCATGAAACAATTTTATTCGGTTAGAATCATAGGCAGAAACCTTAAAATCAATGTTTTCCTCCGCAGCATAATTCAGGCTGATGCTTTCTACAACGGGTGTATAAGGCTCATTCGGAATTGGTGTTGCGGGGTCTGCTGCCACATTCATTATCGCCAAAGTATATATTTTGGGAAATAACGAATGCAAAAACGATTGATTTAAGGTCAATCGGATCGGGCCGCTTTTGCCAATCTCATAATCGCTCCCTTTTAAATTGATAGTAGATTCAAATAATTGATCTTCTGCAGAATAATCAAATAAATTGACGTCTGTTTTTTGCTCCTGCCAAACTTCTTTATCTAAAACAGCTGCTGTTGCTTTAAAATAGTTGGCTGTAACAATTGGATCTCCAGTGTTTACTGTTGTTGAAGTGTTAGTTGCTGCAACAGCTTTTATTTCTGGATCACTTTTTTTTGCAGCTCCATCTTCAGGCTGGTTGACATTCAGTTTAGCAGCATTGTTTGCATTGATGAACATGGCATCAATAAAAATCCTTTTACTTATTGTTTCTATAAAACTCTTTTTGTAGGCAGCATAATGCGTTTCGAATGAAATTGGAGTATTTTTCCACTTTATGTTAATGTCGGCTTCGGTCCATTTTTTTGAGAATATTTCAGGATAATTGATGACAAACGAACTGTTTTTTTCGGGTTGTGTTGTAAAAGGGAAAAAGGGTTTTGCTGCGTTCAGCAGACCAGTATCACTTTCTAATAACAGCGATTTAACATCATTCACTTCCATTTTTACAGTAATGCTGTTTACTGTTTTTGTTACTAAACTTCTAAAAAGACTGTGTCCATTTTTATCTGACGTATCGATTAAAAACCGAATAATAGGAAGTTCTGTCGAGAAAAATTCGCCTAAAACTTTCTGGTCATAACCAACAACTGCCGGATCATCTTTCGGAATCTGAAAAACCAATCTTAATTGGTTTCCATCAATACTAGAAGATTGAAATCCATTCTTAAAACCAACGTTTTTGCTAAGTCCAAAATTTTCAATCCATCCTTTTTTACCGCTGTATAAAATTTTGATGTGGTTTAAAAGTTCATCTGTTGTAAAAGGAATATTTGAAAAATTAAAAACCTGATCAAAAGTAATGGTGATGTCAATATTTCTATCACCTTCTTTAAGATTAAACAATTCTGAGGCAATTGCAAAACCTAATTTGGCATCGTCCAGTTCCGGATATTTCTCTTTATCAGATGTATATCCAAAAGGAAACCAATATGGAGCGTCTTCTTTTAGCGGTTCGCCTTTTCCGTCAAGGGAATTTGCTATTTCACTGCATTTTATTTTACCTCGATCAACGTCATTGTACACATTTTTCAGATACGCTATGCTGGTTTTATTGGCAATAAATTCTTCGGTGGTTTTGTATATTAATTTTTTGCCGTCGGGATCTTTTCCGGCATCAAGTTCTGTGTTTACGGCAATTTTCTCTTCGGCGATTTTTTTCGCCAGTTCAAAAATAATATTCACTTTGTCTGCTTTTGCGGGCAGTTTTTCGATTTGCAGAATGTCTTTATAGAAAAAATCTAAATGTTTTTTGGTTATAAGATTGAGTTTGTTTTGAGATAATTCTAATAATTTCAGAAAACACACAAACAAGGTCAGGTGAGGAGTAAGGTCTTGGTTTATATGAGCATTCGATAATGTTTTGGTGATGTTTTCTTTTAAAGCAGCGTATTCTTTATCCGTTCTTTTCGGAATACCATACGGAAGATCTTCTTTTGAAAATCCGAAATAGCTGAAAAATTCCTGCCAGTTTCCTTCAGGGTTTTTATCGTTATTAGTATCAAAAAAGTTAACTTCTCTGGCAAAATTATAAGCAAATAACAGCCAGTCTTCAATAGTAAAATCATGAAGTTTTAAGTTGCCCGGCTCTAGTGCGTCACTAAAGCGTTCTTCCTGATTGACTCCATTTCTTTTAAAAATAACATTGTCTAT from Flavobacterium fluviale includes these protein-coding regions:
- a CDS encoding contractile injection system tape measure protein; amino-acid sequence: MINTVFLEINTNSKEKGYYLKDNIDAFLQKEIFSLLENYFNELDSKNPSQSIQLEKLNIDIVLNQNLDFEDFKEQILKNISKQVEEVFEKEAKNSEGFKLIKPQEKEIERFFHFLDTGTDTWWITLNSEFKIVEDNIFSEILNDETFSSKWKNTVQKTIARTRFIKQFTDSQIVSIIKKGILFKKNNTDNNSKIKSIEAIKKQIETRIAKNLMIPNQRFLTWEIVVLSLLDTSNVIVKQKLFRLICNAFEFHTKNNFLKHKELFLKEIKNQIENKNELEVLADLETFVLNIEKKIEPILKEKENEKIQENKEEPTTSPDLILSNDKETSVSPNNSKEKTPNNEEVIDKKDLSFEKEEEILDPDNSELYLDNAGLVLIHPFLKSLFENCKLLNKDNTITHPETAAHLLHYIATGKEQDYENAMGFEKFLCNIPLAQPIERNIVLSEEMKKEAVAMLQAVVSNWEVMKTASAELLQNEFLQRPGKLSIKGDDTPTIIIERKTQDILLDKLNWNLSIIKLAWKKRILYVNW
- a CDS encoding baseplate J/gp47 family protein; translated protein: MSTNSHIDNVIFKRNGVNQEERFSDALEPGNLKLHDFTIEDWLLFAYNFAREVNFFDTNNDKNPEGNWQEFFSYFGFSKEDLPYGIPKRTDKEYAALKENITKTLSNAHINQDLTPHLTLFVCFLKLLELSQNKLNLITKKHLDFFYKDILQIEKLPAKADKVNIIFELAKKIAEEKIAVNTELDAGKDPDGKKLIYKTTEEFIANKTSIAYLKNVYNDVDRGKIKCSEIANSLDGKGEPLKEDAPYWFPFGYTSDKEKYPELDDAKLGFAIASELFNLKEGDRNIDITITFDQVFNFSNIPFTTDELLNHIKILYSGKKGWIENFGLSKNVGFKNGFQSSSIDGNQLRLVFQIPKDDPAVVGYDQKVLGEFFSTELPIIRFLIDTSDKNGHSLFRSLVTKTVNSITVKMEVNDVKSLLLESDTGLLNAAKPFFPFTTQPEKNSSFVINYPEIFSKKWTEADINIKWKNTPISFETHYAAYKKSFIETISKRIFIDAMFINANNAAKLNVNQPEDGAAKKSDPEIKAVAATNTSTTVNTGDPIVTANYFKATAAVLDKEVWQEQKTDVNLFDYSAEDQLFESTINLKGSDYEIGKSGPIRLTLNQSFLHSLFPKIYTLAIMNVAADPATPIPNEPYTPVVESISLNYAAEENIDFKVSAYDSNRIKLFHEAPFGQREEHSYLKQQALNKEILDPGTPITNYLVPDYCNGGEFYIGLQDAEISQQISLLFQILEGSENTAVPTFTGKQKVEWYILCDNYWKNLGKDILANGIDNFLKSGIVKFNIPKQAANDNTLFPANTIWVKAKMHKEYDAVCKVIDVKTQVVTAQFFDNNNNLSHLDSTLPAKTISKLITRVPQIKSIEQPFNSFSGKPLESDPSYYLRVSERLRHKNRAITLWDYEHLILQEFPNIFRVKCLNHTFISGTNTSFLTPGKVTLVVIPDIVDKNVFDIYEPRVSTAVLNSIERFINSKNSMQVHAKVINPDYEKVIIKLDVKFYPQYDENLYKKKLNEDLIKFLSPWAFDTSKQIIFGVELQRSIVIEYIENLHYVDFLSTLEMAIYIDKKTDKENPKILDDTENNKANIPLLDFLTTLSPSSPKNILVSVKNHIINTNIITCTTITPEEPEKCRYEPNI